In Drosophila innubila isolate TH190305 chromosome 2R unlocalized genomic scaffold, UK_Dinn_1.0 1_C_2R, whole genome shotgun sequence, the following are encoded in one genomic region:
- the LOC117785584 gene encoding protein lifeguard 1, whose translation MSYNRMTNPEHLSSIERPLNNGERYPPIPLPAPQGGAERKSAENMNTSNVTGMDAMNMAPVLETGHIIMHNSTGFIVAGSGMQDNASLEPKNIIFNDQSIRKGFIRKVYFILLAQLLFTCGIIAIFTYHEPTKWFVRENPQLIIAAVIVNLVVLLSMACCESARRSFPINFVCLGLFTVTMSLLLGAVASTMDANMVLMSVGITAVLIIALSIFAIQTKYDFTAWRGVLIACVVCLIILGFAGGFLRSTFGETAISIFGALIASFLLIYDTQLIIGGNHKYQFSPEDYIFAALTLYVDCVRILLYVMRFARR comes from the exons atgtccTATAATCGGATGACAAATCCTGAACACTTGAGCAGCATTGAAA gaCCACTTAACAATGGGGAACGTTATCCACCAATTCCACTGCCCGCACCGCAAGGCGGAGCAGAAAGAAAATCTGCGGAAAATATGAATACATCAAATGTAACTGGCATGGACGCTATGAACATGGCGCCAGTCTTGGAGACGGGACATATTATAATGCATAATTCAACTGGATTTATTGTTGCCGGCTCTGGAATGCAGGATAATGCTAGTCTGGAGCCAAAGAATATCATTTTCAATGACCAAAGCATACGGAAGGGTTTCATTCGCAAAGTCTACTTCATTCTCTTG GCACAGTTACTGTTTACCTGTGGCATTATAGCCATCTTTACATACCACGAGCCAACCAAGTGGTTTGTCCGAGAAAACCCACAACTGATTATCGCTGCTGTCATCGTTAATCTAGTCGTCCTACTCTCGATGGCTTGCTGTGAATCTGCCAGACGCAGCTTTCCGATCAATTTCGTGTGCCTGGGTCTATTCACGGTTACCATGTCGCTACTGTTGGGAGCTGTGGCCAGCACAATGGATGCCAACATGGTGCTAATGTCTGTGGGAATAACTGCAGTGCTAATCATTGCTTTATCCATATTCGCCATACAGACCAAGTATGATTTTACTGCTTGGCGTGGCGTCCTAATTGCCTGTGTCGTCTGTTTGATAATTCTCGGATTCGCTGGCGGATTTCTACGTTCGACATTTGGCGAGACGGCAATTTCGATTTTTGGTGCCTTGATTGCCAGCTTCCTGCTTATCTACGATACTCAATTGATAATTGGTGGCAATCACAAGTATCAGTTTAGCCCAGAGGATTATATATTTGCTGCTTTAACATTATACGTTGATTGTGTGCGCATACTTCTTTATGTAATGCGTTTTGCCAGAAGGTAA
- the LOC117785589 gene encoding uncharacterized protein LOC117785589 encodes MIVITKYLNLLLIFLGVQYQFCKVNAYDPNDTKIVECCLPPEGMFEAFYPREVEGIPNSASRPAHGHGSFFKHRNPALVDTKNAAAYGYRFDGKRRFNFD; translated from the coding sequence ATGATTGTAATtacgaaatatttaaatctactGTTGATTTTTCTGGGCGtacaatatcaattttgtaaAGTAAACGCATATGATCCCAATGATACCAAAATAGTAGAATGTTGTCTTCCACCTGAGGGAATGTTTGAGGCTTTCTATCCTCGCGAAGTGGAGGGCATTCCAAACAGTGCTTCTCGGCCAGCGCACGGTCATGGAAGCTTCTTTAAGCATCGAAATCCTGCTCTGGTGGACACCAAAAATGCTGCTGCCTATGGATACCGTTTTGACGGAAAGCGCCgtttcaattttgattaa
- the LOC117785575 gene encoding mitochondrial-processing peptidase subunit alpha yields MNVRNFSMLKMLKNSWRTFPRRFATKVTAVGGDEIGSGTGIGQITGRVRNTEGGPHKINTPSKEIVTHLPPLTDPLPNLPDAIYAEPLAESATTKVTTLINGLRIASEPRYGQFCTVGLVLDSGPRYEVAYPSGVSHFLEKLAFNSTVNFPNKDAILKELEKNGGICDCQSSRDTLIYAASIDSRALESVTRLLADVTLRPILSEAEVSLARRAVSFELETLGMRPEQEPILMDMIHAAAYRDNTLGLPKLCPPQNLDNIDRNVLMNYLKYHHSPDRMVIAGVGVDHDELVEHVRKYFVEHEAIWMSEEMANLGPKQVDTSVAQYTGGLVKEHCEIPIYAAAGLPELAHVVLGFEGCSHQDPDFVPLCVLNIMMGGGGSFSAGGPGKGMYSRLYTKVLNRYHWMYSATAYNHAYVDTGLFCIHGSAPPQHIRDMVEVLSRELMNMASEPGREELMRSKIQLQSMLLMNLESRPVVFEDVGRQVLVTGYRKRPEHFINEIDKVTASDIQRVAQRLLSSVPSVAARGDIQNLPEMSHITSALSSNGRSLGRRLSLFK; encoded by the exons ATGAATGTGCGCAACTTCAGTATGctgaaaatgctaaaaaactCTTGGCGCAC ATTTCCAAGACGATTCGCAACGAAAGTAACAGCAGTCGGGGGCGATGAAATTGGCAGTGGTACGGGGATTGGACAAATAACCGGACGCGTGCGTAACACTGAAGGTGGACCACACAAGATAAACACGCCGTCAAAAGAGATTGTTACGCATTTGCCACCACTAACCGATCCACTGCCCAATTTGCCAGACGCTATCTACGCCGAACCGTTGGCTGAGAGTGCGACCACAAAGGTTACAACACTGATAAACGGATTGCGCATTGCATCGGAACCGCGTTACGGACAATTCTGTACGGTTGGCCTCGTGCTGGACTCTGGACCACGCTATGAAGTGGCCTATCCCAGTGGAGTATCGCATTTTCTTGAAAAGCTTGCGTTCAAT TCTACGGTTAACTTTCCCAACAAAGATGCCATACTCAAAGAGCTGGAGAAGAATGGAGGAATATGTGATTGCCAGAGCTCGCGTGATACGCTTATATATGCAGCCAGCATTGACAGCCGAGCTCTTGAGTCTGTAACGCGTTTATTGGCTGATGTAACTTTGCGGCCCATCCTCAGCGAGGCGGAAGTTAGTTTGGCGCGTCGTGCCGTCAGCTTTGAACTGGAAACGCTTGGAATGCGGCCCGAGCAGGAGCCAATCCTTATGGACATGATACATGCAGCCGCATATAGAGACAATACACTGGGATTACCAAAGCTATGCCCGCCACAGAATCTGGACAACATCGATCGCAACGTGCTGATGAACTACTTGAAGTATCATCACTCGCCGGATCGCATGGTCATTGCTGGCGTTGGC GTGGATCACGACGAACTGGTGGAACATGTGAGAAAATACTTTGTGGAACATGAAGCCATCTGGATGAGTGAAGAGATGGCAAACCTGGGTCCCAAGCAGGTGGACACGTCGGTGGCACAGTACACGGGCGGCTTAGTTAAA GAACATTGTGAAATTCCCATCTATGCGGCAGCTGGGCTGCCTGAACTGGCGCACGTTGTGCTCGGCTTTGAAGGCTGCTCCCATCAGGATCCCGACTTTGTGCCACTGTGTGTGCTAAACATCATGATGGGCGGCGGTGGCTCTTTCTCGGCCGGTGGTCCCGGCAAGGGCATGTATTCCCGTCTCTATACCAAAGTGTTAAATCGCTACCACTGGATGTACAGTGCCACGGCGTACAACCATGCCTATGTGGACACCGGCCTCTTCTGCATACACGGCAGTGCACCACCTCAGCACATACGTGACATGGTCGAGGTGTTGTCGCGTGAACTGATGAACATGGCCAGTGAACCGGGCCGTGAGGAGCTAATGCGCTCCAAAATACAACTGCAATCGATGCTGTTAATGAACCTCGAGTCCCGACCCGTTGTCTTTGAGGATGTGGGACGTCAGGTGCTGGTCACGGGCTATCGCAAACGTCCGGAACATTTCATCAATGAGATTG ACAAGGTAACTGCCTCCGACATTCAGCGTGTGGCTCAAAGACTGCTGAGCTCCGTACCATCGGTGGCTGCACGTGGTGACATCCAGAATCTGCCGGAAATGTCGCACATAACCAGCGCACTTAGCTCCAATGGACGCTCGCTTGGACGCCGCTTATCGCTCTTTAAGTAG
- the LOC117785948 gene encoding ribonuclease 3 codes for MYHQPPLPPPQDFPSQPPPPPPPPEIEEISPPGVQDTPIPSATDAAFNYTQHPPPNVNTSYSPQSSASNYFKYAGTSYAPYEEAGPSQSSYSTANSNPNAYSYESYPYQEGYAGQPNYGHQTGNSYNYEPYGQQSYPYKYPERERYEYTPNYRPPNQRYVNYNHNHYQNNYGGYGGHNSRYEQRYNNPRQPRAQSYYPPGRSNSSKGMASDDSRNYRERSESAPNLPKTETERDRLLRQWCANYCEKPEDYIKKMNALNEADAPVESWVRSSPAELYYERTKTEHEVKAKTRLHKLCALFDDELLQRADRVRQTQPAYVPPPRKARRRVCKHKHKSEACSSSSSDSDSDEDAFKIEQDCCMEELSRKVQHPQRVHADLWHNDAGEMNDGPLCRCSAKSRRIGIRHGIYPGEKGYEICDKETNNAANLYHYRITISPPTNFLTKTPTIIKHDEHEFLFEGFSLLSHVRLTDLPVCKVIRFNIEYTIEYDEEKMPENFTIRELDLFCEIEDLPDTAAMLNILQGQCYVDIKGMLVTKPGHKPCSLRVDQLDRNNSDLPECLDRETGISHPAIVHFGIRPPQLSYAGNPEYQKAWREYVKFRHLMANMSKPSFKDKRKLEDKEQRLQEMRTQGRMKRNITVAISSEGFYRTGIMCDIVQHAMLIPVLTGHLRFHKSLDLLEESIGYKFKNRYLLQLALTHPSYKENYGTNPDHARNSLTNCGIRQPEYGDRKIHYMNTRKRGINTLVSIMSRFGKDHETVSNITHNERLEFLGDAVVEFLSSIHLFFMFPELEEGGLATYRAAIVQNQHLALLAKKLQLEEFMLYAHGSDLCHELELRHAMANCFEALMGALLLDGGIKVADEVFTDALFRQDDKLLKIWKNLPEHPLQEQEPLGDRSCIDSYRVLKDLTRFEDSIGIKFKHIRLLARAFTDRSIGFTHLTLGSNQRLEFLGDTVLQLICSEYLYRHFPEHHEGHLSLLRSSLVNNRTQAVVCDDLGMPKYAVYANPKADLKTKDRADLLEAFLGALYVDKGLLYCEQFCHVCLFPRLQLFIMNQDWNDPKSKLQQCCLTLRTMDGGEPDIPYYKVVEASGPTNTRVYKVAVYFRSKRLATASGSSIQQAEMNAAKQALENSRDLFPQLDHQKRVIAKSIKKQTGNEMDTDADKQLQEDKAKKPKYAAPLEDESHLPKQYRMHENISSDELPEDDEDDNTNTKRLTSPVPMPRSRSSSSSSSDSDSSSEPPKRRPRLQKGSTSPVSPASSST; via the exons ATGTACCATCAGCCACCTTTGCCGCCGCCACAGGACTTTCCGTCACAACCTcctccaccaccgccaccaccagaGATTGAAGAGATTTCACCGCCCGGCGTTCAAGATACTCCCATTCCAAGTGCAACAGATGCTGCTTTTAATTACACACAGCATCCGCCTCCAAATGTGAATACGTCCTACAGTCCTCAAAGTTCTGCCTctaattactttaaatatgcTGGAACATCGTATGCACCATACGAAGAGGCAGGTCCGTCGCAGTCTTCTTACTCCACGGCCAACTCCAATCCCAATGCGTATTCGTATGAAAGTTATCCATACCAGGAGGGATATGCAGGTCAACCCAACTATGGACATCAAACAGGCAACTCATACAATTATGAGCCATATGGACAGCAGTCGTATCCGTACAAGTATCCGGAGAGGGAACGCTACGAGTACACTCCCAATTATCGACCGCCTAATCAGCGATATGTGAACTACAATCATAATCATTATCAGAATAATTATGGCGGATACGGCGGACACAACAGTCGCTATGAACAACGCTACAACAATCCCCGACAGCCACGTGCCCAGTCCTATTATCCACCCGGCAGGAGCAACTCCAGCAAGGGAATGGCCAGCGATGACTCACGTAATTATCGGGAACGCAGCGAATCCGCACCAAATCTGCCAAAGACGGAAACGGAGCGCGATCGTCTGTTGCGTCAGTGGTGTGCCAACTATTGTGAAAAGCCCGAGGATTACATAAAGAAAATGAATGCACTCAATGAGGCCGATGCACCTGTGGAATCATGGGTACGATCCTCGCCAGCCGAACTATACTATGAGCGCACCAAGACGGAGCACGAGGTGAAGGCCAAGACACGCCTACATAAGCTGTGCGCCTTGTTCGACGATGAGCTGCTCCAGCGAGCGGACCGAGTGCGTCAGACTCAGCCCGCTTATGTGCCGCCGCCGCGCAAGGCTCGCAGACGTGTGTGCAAGCACAAGCACAAGTCGGAGGCGTGCTCCTCCTCTAGCTCGGACTCGGATTCCGATGAGGATGCCTTCAAGATCGAGCAGGATTGCTGCATGGAGGAGCTGTCCCGCAAGGTGCAGCATCCGCAGCGCGTGCACGCCGATTTGTGGCACAACGATGCCGGCGAGATGAACGATGGTCCGCTTTGCCGTTGCTCAGCTAAGTCGCGCCGGATTGGCATACGGCACGGCATCTACCCGGGCGAGAAGGGCTACGAGATATGCGACAAGGAGACGAACAATGCCGCCAACTTGTATCATTATCGCATCACCATATCGCCACCAACCAACTTTCTGACCAAAACTCCGACAATTATCAAGCACGACGAGCACGAGTTTCTCTTTGAGGGATTCTCACTGCTGTCCCACGTGCGTCTTACGGATCTGCCGGTGTGCAAGGTGATTCGCTTCAACATTGAGTACACCATCGAGTACGATGAGGAGAAGATGCCCGAGAATTTCACCATACGTGAATTGGATTTGTTTTGTGA GATTGAGGATCTGCCGGATACTGCTGCCATGCTCAACATTCTCCAAGGTCAATGCTATGTGGACATCAAGGGCATGCTGGTGACCAAGCCAGGACATAAGCCCTGCTCCCTTAGAGTCGATCAATTAGATCGTAATAATTCCGATTTACCCGAGTGTCTAGATCGGGAAACTGGCATCTCACATCCGGCAATTGTGCACTTCGGCATAAGGCCACCACAACTGAGCTATGCGGGCAATCCGGAGTACCAAAAGGCATGGCGTGAATATGTCAAGTTCCGCCATTTAATGGCCAACATGTCCAAGCCCTCGTTCAAGGACAAACGCAAGCTGGAGGACAAGGAGCAGCGGCTGCAGGAGATGCGCACCCAGGGACGCATGAAGCGCAATATAACAGTGGCCATCAGCTCGGAAGGTTTCTATAGAACCGGCATAATGTGTGACATTGTGCAGCATGCGATGCTGATACCAGTGCTCACAGGACACTTGCGCTTCCACAAGTCACTGGATCTGCTGGAGGAGAGTATTGGCTACAAGTTCAAGAATCGCTACTTACTCCAGCTGGCATTGACGCATCCGTCGTACAAGGAGAACTATGGCACTAATCCTGATCACGCACGCAATTCACTTACCAATTGTGGCATACGACAACCGGAGTACGGGGATCGCAAGATTCACTATATGAACACACGGAAGCGGGGCATCAATACCCTGGTCAGCATTATGTCTCGCTTTGGCAAGGATCATGAGACGGTTTCGAATATCACCCATAACGAACGTTTGGAGTTTTTGGGTGATGCTGTTGTCGAGTTTCTGAGCTCCATACATTTGTTCTTCATGTTTCCGGAACTGGAGGAGGGCGGTCTGGCCACTTATCGTGCCGCCATTGTCCAGAATCAGCACTTGGCTTTGCTGGCCAAGAAACTGCAGCTTGAGGAATTTATGCTTTATGCCCACGGCTCCGATTTGTGCCACGAACTGGAACTGCGTCATGCCATGGCCAATTGCTTTGAGGCTTTGATGGGCGCCTTGCTCTTGGACGGTGGCATCAAAGTGGCCGATGAGGTCTTCACGGATGCGCTGTTTCGTCAGGATGACAAACTGCTCAAGATTTGGAAAAATCTGCCAGAGCATCCGTTGCAGGAACAGGAACCGCTGGGAGATCGCAGCTGCATTGATTCATATCGCGTACTGAAGGATCTGACCAGATTTGAGGATTCCATTGGCATTAAGTTCAAGCATATACGTCTGTTAGCTCGTGCTTTTACCGATCGATCAATTGGCTTTACACACTTGACGCTTGGCTCCAATCAGAGATTGGAATTCCTGGGCGATACTGTGCTGCAATTGATATGCTCCGAGTATTTGTATCGTCACTTTCCCGAACATCATGAGGGTCATTTGTCGCTGCTGCGTTCCTCCCTGGTCAACAACCGCACCCAGGCGGTGGTCTGTGATGATCTGGGTATGCCCAAGTATGCTGTCTATGCCAATCCCAAGGCGGACTTGAAGACTAAAGATCGTGCCGATCTGCTGGAAGCATTTTTGGGTGCTTTATATGTGGACAAAGGTCTGTTGTATTGCGAACAGTTCTGTCACGTCTGCCTCTTTCCACGTCTCCAGCTGTTCATTATGAATCAGGATTGGAACGATCCCAAATCGAAGCTACAACAGTGTTGCCTCACCCTGCGCACAATGGATGGCGGCGAACCGGATATACCCTATTATAAGGTGGTTGAGGCTAGCGGACCAACAAATACCCGCGTCTACAAGGTGGCCGTTTATTTCCGGTCCAAGCGTTTGGCAACCGCCAGTGGCTCATCCATACAGCAGGCCGAGATGAATGCAGCCAAACAGGCGCTGGAAAACTCTCGAGATCTCTTTCCACAACTGGATCATCAGAAGCGTGTCATTGCCAAAAGCATCAAGAAGCAAACAGGCAACGAAATGGATACGGATGCGGATAAGCAGCTCCAAGAGGACAAGGCCAAAAAGCCCAAATATGCAGCTCCGCTTGAGGATGAGTCGCATCTGCCCAAGCAATATCGCATGCACGAGAATATATCCAGTGATGAGTTGCCAGAGGATGATGAAGATgacaataccaataccaaaaGACTGACTT CGCCTGTTCCTATGCCGAGGAGtcgaagcagcagcagcagcagcagtgatAGCGACAGCTCTAGTGAACCTCCAAAGAGACGACCTCGTCTACAAAAGGGTTCGACTTCACCCGTTTCTCCTGCATCATCGTCGACATAA
- the LOC117785585 gene encoding tRNA methyltransferase 10 homolog A, whose protein sequence is MDTEEQEQPAEITLTTCPGTTPCTPLSKNQLKKQRKLAEMVEMRKLRRQKEREKRKEKKAQAKALGLPSSVGPSRKELKRRQVTVSSQNAEDSVNVAIDLNYDDLMQERDIAKCVKQCLRIYTINRRSEQPLHLHFTGIKRDGHIHESFKKNDGWENWNVQYHFDRTHTEIFQKQKVTYLTCESDTVLEKPQPGHTYVIGGLVDHNHFKGLCHQRATTDGLSTARLPLSEHVDMKTRSVLSTFHVFELLTRVAAGQDWTEAILETIPQRKGAKAKDSKETKTLKEQPESSEEQEQQGDNVKDQAMPES, encoded by the coding sequence atggaTACGGAAGAGCAGGAGCAACCCGCAGAGATAACCCTCACTACCTGTCCAGGAACTACGCCGTGCACACCGTTGAGCAAAAACCAATTGAAGAAGCAACGGAAGCTCGCCGAAATGGTGGAAATGCGCAAGTTGCGTCGGCAGAAGGAACGTGAAAAGAGAAAGGAGAAGAAGGCACAGGCCAAGGCGCTAGGATTACCATCAAGTGTGGGGCCTTCCCGCAAGGAGTTGAAACGTCGCCAGGTGACTGTGAGCAGTCAGAACGCTGAAGACTCCGTCAACGTGGCCATTGACCTGAACTACGATGATCTGATGCAGGAGCGAGATATTGCCAAGTGTGTGAAGCAGTGCCTTCGTATCTACACAATTAATCGACGATCCGAGCAGCCGTTGCACCTGCACTTTACGGGTATTAAGCGCGATGGTCACATACACGAGAGTTTTAAGAAGAACGACGGCTGGGAGAACTGGAATGTCCAGTATCATTTCGATCGCACGCACACGGAAATattccaaaaacaaaaggtgACTTACCTAACCTGCGAATCGGATACGGTGTTGGAGAAGCCGCAACCCGGACACACCTATGTTATTGGCGGACTAGTTGATCACAACCACTTCAAAGGTCTGTGTCATCAGCGTGCCACAACCGACGGACTCTCGACGGCACGTCTTCCGCTCAGCGAGCACGTGGATATGAAGACACGTTCCGTATTGAGCACTTTTCATGTGTTTGAACTGTTGACACGCGTGGCAGCTGGCCAAGACTGGACAGAAGCCATTCTCGAAACTATTCCTCAAAGAAAAGGGGCCAAAGCCAAGGACAGTAAAGAAACGAAAACATTAAAGGAGCAACCAGAGTCAAGTGAGGAGCAAGAGCAACAGGGGGACAATGTAAAAGATCAAGCAATGCCAGAAAGTTGA
- the LOC117785583 gene encoding ribonuclease H1, translated as MFSLLRSQFRCDVLKRIERTMAFYAVAKGRKVGIYANWAQCEEQVKGFKGAVYKKFNNRLEAEQFISPTKATGVHGKYTPDEFAVPLGQRQPPPVSWAPQQQQIKQSTDYWPEDVAEEGAVTEDDLMTAMYEVEGLPEPSTSRKRKTDADITENSKSKLPRHGNGQEEESVKQIGAFEFTVDSEGFVIVYTDGSCLGNGRKNACAGFGVYFGDDHPLNAGKPVLGRVTNNVGEIQASIYAIKFALDLGIEKLCIKTDSQFLINSITKWVPGWKSRGWRLKNMEPVKNVADFKELDELLQNDQLKVKWSYVEAHKGIKGNEMADKLAKQGSQLYREINSGKQ; from the exons ATGTTTTCTCTTTTGCGTTCCCAGTTTCGTTGTGATGTTTTGAAGAGGATTGAGCGCACAATGGCATTTTACGCAGTTGCAAAAGGACGAAAAGTCGGAATCTATGCAAACTGGGCGCAATGTGAGGAGCAGGTGAAGGGCTTCAAAGGAGCTGTTTACAAGAAGTTCAACAATCGTCTGGAAGCCGAACAATTCATAAGtccaacaaaagcaacaggaGTTCATGGAAAATACACACCAGATGAATTCGCTGTGCCACTTGGACAAAGGCAACCACCGCCAGTCAGCTGGGCAcctcagcagcaacagattAAACAAAGTACAGATTATTGGCCAGAAGATGTGGCAGAAGAAGGAGCCGTAACAGAAGATGATCTC ATGACAGCTATGTACGAAGTGGAAGGATTACCGGAACCATCTACAAgtcgaaaaagaaaaacagatgCTGATATAACTGAAAATTCAAAGTCTAAATTACCCCGGCACGGCAATGGACAAGAAGAGGAATCCGTAAAGCAAATTGGAGCATTTGAGTTTACAGTCGATTCTGAAGGTTTCGTCATTGTCTATACGGATGGTTCGTGTCTAGGAAATGGTCGAAAAAATGCTTGTGCAGGATTTGGTGTCTATTTTGGCGACGATCATCCACT AAATGCGGGAAAACCAGTGCTAGGACGTGTTACCAACAATGTCGGAGAGATACAGGCTTCCATTTATGCCATTAAATTCGCACTAGACTTGGGCATTGAAAAGCTCTGTATAAAGACAGATTCGCagtttttaatcaactccatAACAAAGTGGGTTCCGGGCTGGAAAAGTCGCGGTTGGCGTTTAAAAAACATGGAACCCGTAAAAAATGTGGCGGATTTTAAGGAGCTGGATGAGTTGCTGCAAAACGATCAACTTAAAGTAAAATGG AGCTATGTGGAGGCACATAAAGGCATTAAAGGCAACGAAATGGCTGATAAATTGGCCAAACAAGGCTCACAGCTATACAGGGAAATAAACTCTGGAAAACAATAA
- the LOC117785586 gene encoding uncharacterized protein LOC117785586 isoform X1: MLCQFKFILIVCLIATLLFSGANCNTSPFIDIEMDEAGMHRKLKYQVQFPDSIVNMNCEYVILQPLPAAVFISTDELDDLQRLKMLNAIYPKFVDIEIITEKAKPFTVLLQGTVKTEETLTLPIHFRYHAASDKEHHSSIATVKISTPELYLNCPIGIDTEIPIRPDKLHCLNKHEINLEEHHNQHLKADLDCNWQRVHVDYQLKSPLLAKIPVGNAKAYTPVLYATIILSWTVSIWTVLHTQSVPRRINRELNKLKPN, from the exons ATGCTTTGtcaatttaagtttatattaATAGTTTGTTTAATTGCCACGCTGCTTTTTAGTGGGGCTAACTGTAATACATCGCCCTTTATAGACATTGAAATGGATGAAGCCGGCATGCATAG aaaacttaAGTACCAAGTGCAGTTTCCTGATTCAATTGTTAACATGAATTGTGAATATGTGATCTTGCAACCGCTGCCAGCTGCAGTTTTCATAAGCACCGATGAGCTGGATGACTTGCAACGCTTGAAGATG CTTAATGCAATCTATCCGAAATTCGTAGACATTGAAATAATCACAGAAAAGGCAAAACCTTTCACAGTATTACTTCAGGGAACAGTGAAGACAGAGGAAACTTTAACATTGCCCATACACTTTCGTTATCATGCAGCCAGCGATAAAGA ACATCATAGTTCCATAGCCACTGTGAAAATAAGCACACCTGAACTTTATCTAAACTGCCCAATTGGCATTGACACTGAGATACCGATCAGACCAGATAAGCTGCATTGCCTAAATAAACACGAAATTAATCTTGAAGAGCACCACAATCAGCACTTGAAGGCGGACTTGGACTGCAACTGGCAGCGGGTTCACGTGGACTATCAACTGAAGTCACCGCTTCTGGCGAAGATTCCCGTGGGCAATGCCAAGGCCTATACGCCGGTTCTATATGCAACAATCATACTCAGTTGGACTGTGTCCATTTGGACGGTGTTGCATACTCAGTCGGTACCACGCCGCATTAATAGAGAATTAAATAAGCTAAAGCCAAACTGA
- the LOC117785586 gene encoding uncharacterized protein LOC117785586 isoform X2 — MLCQFKFILIVCLIATLLFSGANCNTSPFIDIEMDEAGMHRKLKYQVQFPDSIVNMNCEYVILQPLPAAVFISTDELDDLQRLKMLNAIYPKFVDIEIITEKAKPFTVLLQGTVKTEETLTLPIHFRYHAASDKDSIATVKISTPELYLNCPIGIDTEIPIRPDKLHCLNKHEINLEEHHNQHLKADLDCNWQRVHVDYQLKSPLLAKIPVGNAKAYTPVLYATIILSWTVSIWTVLHTQSVPRRINRELNKLKPN, encoded by the exons ATGCTTTGtcaatttaagtttatattaATAGTTTGTTTAATTGCCACGCTGCTTTTTAGTGGGGCTAACTGTAATACATCGCCCTTTATAGACATTGAAATGGATGAAGCCGGCATGCATAG aaaacttaAGTACCAAGTGCAGTTTCCTGATTCAATTGTTAACATGAATTGTGAATATGTGATCTTGCAACCGCTGCCAGCTGCAGTTTTCATAAGCACCGATGAGCTGGATGACTTGCAACGCTTGAAGATG CTTAATGCAATCTATCCGAAATTCGTAGACATTGAAATAATCACAGAAAAGGCAAAACCTTTCACAGTATTACTTCAGGGAACAGTGAAGACAGAGGAAACTTTAACATTGCCCATACACTTTCGTTATCATGCAGCCAGCGATAAAGA TTCCATAGCCACTGTGAAAATAAGCACACCTGAACTTTATCTAAACTGCCCAATTGGCATTGACACTGAGATACCGATCAGACCAGATAAGCTGCATTGCCTAAATAAACACGAAATTAATCTTGAAGAGCACCACAATCAGCACTTGAAGGCGGACTTGGACTGCAACTGGCAGCGGGTTCACGTGGACTATCAACTGAAGTCACCGCTTCTGGCGAAGATTCCCGTGGGCAATGCCAAGGCCTATACGCCGGTTCTATATGCAACAATCATACTCAGTTGGACTGTGTCCATTTGGACGGTGTTGCATACTCAGTCGGTACCACGCCGCATTAATAGAGAATTAAATAAGCTAAAGCCAAACTGA